From Streptomyces griseorubiginosus, one genomic window encodes:
- a CDS encoding cupin domain-containing protein, which yields MRIALRTALTGAVVTATVLAGGTTAHATPPGPGVVGTLIAQKTVGDTDYVLREITVPPGQATGWHYHDGPVYGYVKQGTLSHYHADCASDGVYPQGTVVREPGGPGDVHLGRNEGTTTLVLEVLYVLPHGSPYSEDVPNPGCSFQ from the coding sequence ATGCGCATCGCGCTCCGTACCGCCCTGACCGGCGCGGTCGTCACCGCCACCGTGCTGGCGGGCGGCACCACCGCCCACGCGACCCCGCCGGGACCCGGAGTGGTCGGCACGCTGATCGCCCAGAAGACCGTGGGCGACACCGACTACGTCCTGAGAGAGATCACCGTGCCGCCCGGCCAGGCCACCGGCTGGCACTACCACGACGGCCCGGTCTACGGGTACGTCAAGCAGGGCACCCTCAGCCACTACCACGCCGACTGCGCCAGTGACGGCGTCTATCCGCAGGGCACCGTCGTGCGGGAGCCGGGCGGCCCGGGCGACGTGCACCTGGGCCGCAACGAGGGGACCACCACGCTCGTCCTGGAGGTGCTGTACGTCCTCCCGCACGGCTCGCCGTACTCGGAGGACGTGCCGAACCCCGGCTGCTCCTTCCAGTGA
- a CDS encoding VOC family protein, whose protein sequence is MARLLDVVFDCAHPASVARFWAAALDDYAVAPYDEAELARLRTLGIDSTEDDPTVLVEPANGGPRLWFQLVPEGKRGKNRVHLDLVAVDQEAEIRRLTALGATVRARYEDHVLLTDPEDNEFCLVTD, encoded by the coding sequence ATGGCGCGACTTCTCGACGTCGTCTTCGACTGTGCCCACCCGGCGAGCGTCGCACGCTTCTGGGCCGCCGCCCTGGACGACTACGCGGTGGCACCCTACGACGAGGCGGAACTGGCCCGGCTGCGCACTCTCGGCATCGACAGCACCGAGGACGACCCGACCGTGCTGGTCGAGCCGGCGAACGGCGGGCCCCGCCTGTGGTTCCAGCTCGTGCCGGAGGGCAAGCGGGGGAAGAACCGCGTCCACCTGGACCTGGTGGCCGTGGACCAGGAGGCGGAGATCCGGCGGCTGACCGCGCTCGGCGCGACCGTTCGCGCCCGGTACGAGGACCACGTCCTGCTGACCGATCCCGAGGACAACGAGTTCTGCCTCGTGACGGACTGA